The following proteins are co-located in the Bacillota bacterium genome:
- a CDS encoding iron-sulfur cluster assembly scaffold protein, protein MYSETVMDHFSNPRNSGKMISSDGEGIDGDVRCGDSLTIYIKVKDNRITDIRFLVFGCAASIATSSMTTV, encoded by the coding sequence TTGTATTCAGAAACAGTAATGGATCATTTTTCTAATCCGAGGAATTCTGGAAAAATGATTTCGTCGGATGGTGAAGGAATAGATGGTGATGTAAGATGCGGGGACAGTCTTACCATTTATATAAAAGTTAAGGACAATAGAATTACTGATATTCGATTTCTCGTTTTTGGTTGTGCTGCTTCAATTGCTACAAGCAGTATGACAACTGT
- a CDS encoding YibE/F family protein produces the protein MINQKFLSFLTWMLVLVICLIGYGYSKTLKPTYEQSNEILVKGIVLEVKQSTDSLIEEQKPYIKGQQSVKVKITEGQYKDRIFDTVKLKTGYTAYDFDVFTGDKLILNLDIVNGEIEAVNIAQFDRQSTINYLFYLFIIALIVVGGWRGFKSIISLGLTGVAVVKILIPAILAGKSPVFTAIIISAGVTAATFLLVSGFNFKSLAAILGTVMGTIMASVIAGITITQARLTELATEEGAMLLGMSQANVIDFKGLLLAGIIVGALGAIMDVGITVSSTVCELKTISPELGMWQLIKSGLNVGRDIIGTMANTLILAYAGGSLSLILIIMGNQIPFVKIVNLELFTNEIVRALTGSIGLFFAIPCTALISGFLFSFKAGDRSPKGTNLNLNK, from the coding sequence ATGATAAATCAAAAATTCCTTAGTTTTTTAACTTGGATGTTGGTTCTTGTTATCTGTTTAATAGGTTATGGGTATAGTAAAACACTAAAGCCAACTTATGAACAGTCGAATGAAATTTTGGTAAAAGGAATAGTACTTGAAGTAAAACAATCTACTGATTCTCTGATAGAAGAACAAAAACCTTATATTAAAGGGCAACAATCCGTTAAAGTTAAAATAACTGAAGGTCAGTATAAGGATCGGATTTTTGACACAGTAAAACTAAAAACTGGTTATACAGCTTATGATTTTGATGTATTTACAGGGGATAAGCTCATTCTTAATTTGGATATCGTTAATGGAGAGATAGAAGCAGTTAATATTGCTCAATTTGATCGGCAATCTACGATTAATTATTTATTTTACCTTTTTATAATTGCATTAATAGTAGTAGGAGGCTGGAGAGGTTTTAAATCAATAATTTCATTAGGATTAACAGGGGTAGCTGTAGTAAAAATACTTATTCCTGCTATCTTGGCAGGTAAAAGTCCAGTCTTCACAGCAATTATTATATCAGCGGGAGTGACTGCAGCTACATTTCTATTAGTTAGTGGCTTTAATTTTAAATCTCTGGCTGCAATATTGGGGACTGTAATGGGTACTATTATGGCCAGTGTAATTGCAGGAATTACTATTACTCAGGCAAGACTTACTGAACTCGCTACTGAAGAAGGTGCAATGCTTCTAGGAATGTCTCAAGCTAACGTGATAGATTTTAAAGGACTATTGTTAGCAGGTATTATAGTTGGAGCATTAGGGGCAATTATGGATGTGGGCATTACTGTATCCTCTACAGTGTGCGAACTAAAAACAATAAGCCCTGAATTAGGGATGTGGCAGTTAATAAAATCCGGGTTAAATGTTGGGCGTGATATTATCGGTACCATGGCAAACACTTTAATTCTTGCTTACGCAGGAGGTTCTCTTTCTTTAATTCTTATTATTATGGGTAATCAAATACCATTTGTAAAAATAGTTAATTTAGAATTATTTACGAACGAAATTGTACGTGCTTTAACTGGGAGTATAGGTTTGTTTTTTGCTATCCCATGTACAGCTTTAATTAGTGGTTTTTTATTTTCATTTAAGGCAGGTGATCGCTCCCCAAAAGGAACCAATTTAAATCTAAACAAATAA